GGCAAATGTTCTTAACATCAACAAAACAACAAAATTGTTTAGTTCAACTAAAGTCTGTGAAGTATTTTTCTAATTTTGAATGATGAATTTATGATGGCAGGTGCCTTAACGATTGAACTGCCGAATCTTCCAAGTGCGATCGCACTAGCAGGAGAAGGGGAAGAAAATCTCAAAACTTTGGCAGGACAAACAGGAGCCAATATAGTTCTGCGGGGACAAGAACTGCATATTTCTGGCACCGAAAAGCAAGTTGACTTGGCAAATCGATTAGTGCGATCGCTTGAAGACCTTTGGAGCAAAGGCAACAATATTTCTAGTACAGATATATTAACAGCTCGCCAAGCCTTGGACACTCATCGTGAAGGGGAACTGCTAGATTTACAGCGCGATATCATTGCTAAAACGCGTAAAAGTGAGGAAGTCCGTGCCAAAACCTTCCGACAACGACAGTATATCGAAGCGCTACGCAAACGGGATTTAACTTTTTGTACAGGTCCAGCCGGTACAGGAAAGACTTTCCTTGCAGTCGTCGTTGCTGTACAAGCACTTCTGGCGAACCAATTTGAACGGCTCATTCTCACTCGTCCAGCTGTCGAAGCTGGCGAAAGACTTGGTTTTTTACCAGGAGACTTGCAGCAGAAAGTCAATCCCTATTTGCGTCCACTCTACGATGCGATCAATGAATTTATTGATCCAGAAAAAGTCCCGTCATTGATGGAAAGAGGCGTTATTGAAGTTGCTCCTTTAGCGTACATGCGGGGACGGACTCTTAACAACGCTTTTGTGATTGTTGATGAAGCTCAAAACACCACACCAGCTCAAATAAAAATGGTTTTGACTCGTTTGGGTTTCCGTTCCCGTATGGTGATTACAGGTGACATCACACAAACCGACTTACCAGCCAACCAACAATCTGGATTAACGGTAGCTATACAAATTCTAAAACACGTTGAAGGCATAGCCTTTTGCGAATTTTCTCAAAAAGATGTTGTCCGCCATCCTCTTGTTCAGCGTATAGTCGCTGCATACGAACAACATGAAAAATAGTCCCGAGTCATGAAAAAATGACAAATGACAAATGACGAATCACACATGACTAAAACACTAAAAGAATTTTTGGAAGCTTGCGAAACTCTGGGAACACTACGTCTGATTGTCACAAGCAGCGCCGCTGTTTTGGAAGCACGCGGTAGAGTGGAAAAGCTGTTTTATGCAGAACTCCCAAAAGGTAAGTACGCCAACATGCACAACGAAGGTTTTGAATTTCACTTGAATATGGATAAAATTACGCAGGTGAAATTTGAAACCGGTGAAGCCAAGCGAGGTAACTTTACCACCTATGCCATTCGGTTTTTGGATGACAAACAAGAGCCAGCTTTAAGTTTGTTTCTACAATGGGGTAAACCAGGAGAATACGAACGTGGACAAGTAGAGGCTTGGCAGACTTTACGGGAGCAATATGGAGAACTCTGGGAACCTGCACCAGCAGTGATTTGATGAGAGTTGACTAATCCCATGATCATGTAAAACCCCGCAAGGTTTCAACCAAAAACTTGCGGAGTTTACTATTTACCTGTCTTATGTTTAAGCTATACTACAAAACTCCAATACATCATGAGTACCACCACGCAAAACAGACTCAGTTTGTTTTCCGTACAAACGCTTCTCCAAAAGAGCTTCCAAAAAACCTTGAATAACACCTAAAGTATAAGTGCAAGTTCGTGATGAGCCTTCCACTTCACCAGCAGAGCAAAAAGTTTCTTTGGCATAGACTTTGTAAATATCTCCTTGTTGTTCTATCTTGTCGATAAGACACAAGCGAGTTCCCTCTTTACCTAAAACCAAATTAATATTATTTTGGATTTGTTCAAGAGACAAAAATGCTTTATTGCCAACTAAATTTAAGTCTCTAGCAAAAATTCTACCTTGGTTACGACCAGCAGATATCATCGCGATCGCAGCCGTTTTGTCACCCAAAGCTTGTTCAATACCAATAAGGATTGCTTTCAAAAAGATTATGCTGCTAAAATCACCCAGTTCCGGACGCAAACGGCTCATTTGTTGAGTCATAAAAGTCTGTTCACTTGATATCATCTTTTCGTTTCCTTTATCTGTTGAGTTTACGTGGAATTTATTGTCTGGCAGAAATTACCCTTAAATTTTCCTAGAATTCTTGTCATGTTTTACTCATTTTTATATTATTATCACTAATAATCTGGCATTGATTTGTTCCGGTGTCTTTAATGCGTGAATTTTGTATGCGCAAAGCGCACATCAAAGGCGTAAGCGCAAGCGCACGAATCGAGCGTTGCAAGAGCGTCTGTGCAGGAGATACAAAGTAAGCGTGTCCCTTTGGGACTTACAAAGCAGCGTGCCCGGAGGGCATATTTTGAATTTTGAATTTGAGCGTATGCGCAGAGCGCACGCCGGAGGCAAAGGCGCAGCTTGTCCGTTCGGGCAAAGCCCGTCGTGCCCGTTGCAAGAGCGTGTCCCTTTGGGACTCAGGACTCAGGACTCAGCGAGTGAACTTTAACCCATTAGGGATCTTATTTTAACAACAGCCCGTTTAATTTCTAGAAATAATAAGCCTTGCTTAATAGAGGCATTAGCGAGAACCAATAAAATTGCATCACCACAGCTAACCAACACGCCATAGCCTTTCTCACCTTCAACGAAGATACGGTCAATATTTCCGCGAGCAAGTTCGCGTCCTATTTGTTCGCCTAACGAGAGCATAGATGCAGACATGGCAGCAGTACGCCCTTCATCCATTCCTGTAGGTAATACAGAAGCCAAAGCTAAGCCATCAGGGCTTAACAATATTGCACCCTGAACCCCAGTGCTGCTTGAGACAAAGTTTTGCAGTTCGTCTTGTAGCATGGAAACGTAAATCATAACTCTTTCCATTGTGAGTGAGGGTGTTTTAGTACTTTTTACAGGTGTGGCTATTATAGTTAAGCTTTACCTACAATAGTATTAATTAAGTATAGGACTCTTCCGCATATTTTTGAGGAAGCTAGGTACACTTTGAGTGCTTCTTCCCGAAGGGCTGACGCTGTAGGCGAAGCCCTTCGGGAACGCCCGTCCCCCAATCTCTTACGGAGACGCTACGCGAATGTGACGGAGACCGCCCTATGCCCTGCGGGCACGCTGAGTCCCAAGGGGACACGCGCAAGGGACGCTAACGGGTTCGCCACTTTGCCAAACTCCTACACCAGACGCACTCGCGAACGTGACGGGAACCGCCCCTACGGGGTTCAACAGTCACCTGCGGAGGGAAACCCTCCCGCAGTGCTGGTTCACCAAGACGGCAAGTGGACTCACCAAGACGGGGGCCGGTCTCACCTGTTAAGCGTTCTCTGTTAAGCGTCCGGACTTTGTTAGTTCACCCTTCAGGTCTGCGCAGAACGCACGCCCGTCGCCGGCACCAGGGTTACCCTACCAAGAGCGCCCTCACTCACCAGATGCCAAGTGAGGGAAACCCTCATCAAGCACTGGTCTCACCAAATCAAACCGCACTCCTATAGATGGGTGTAAATAAACAGAACTATCAGGCTGCAAATGGGAGAGCGAGAACCCCTGCCTTTTAATTCGGGGATGAAGCTCGACACAACAGGTTTTAACCTGTTGTTTGTTTGTTATAATTCCTGAAGGTACTGGGTGGCGACCCATACAGGATATCCATAACTGGACTCCGAGGGTAGAAACGTAGTCTTTGGACTGTACCGGAGTCTGCGGTGGGACGCATCGTAGACCTTAAGCTAAATTGCCTGCGCAGACGGTGAGACCAGCGCTCTTGGTAGGGTAACCCTGGTGCAGGCGACTGGCGAACCCGGAGGGTCTGACGGGGATTGGCAACAGTCTAGTTAAGAGTCTAAGAAACAGGAACAAAGGTGGAAAAGCACGGCTTTTGAGCCTGCGTTGTAACATCTTTTAAGAATCCCCACGCATTTATGCCGGGGAGTAGGTCAAATTGCAATCGGTAAAGGGGCAGGGAAAACCTTTAACCTTTTCCCTTTCCCCTGACAAAACGTTATATACTTCGCTAAAATTAGTGCCAACCTACTCAGAGATCATTTATAAAGTAAATCTTATCTCAGTAGGGTTTCCCTGCGGGAGAAACTGTCCGTCCCGTTGTATTACAAGCGCTTGAAAAAATTCTGTGAGTCTTCTTAGCTCTCATAAAAAAGTAAACTTAAACACATCGTAATCACCACCACGAAGCACTGATTCCGTGTGTTTACCTTGCAAGCGCTTACCGAGAACTTGCTCTATAAATCCCCAAACAACACCGAGCGTGTAAGTACATTGACGCTCGGAACCTTGAGGCTCGCCCGCTGAACAAAAGGTTTCTGAAGTGTAAACATGAATAACATCGTCTTCTCTTATGATGTTATTAATGATGCACAAGCAAGTTCCGTCTTTACCTAAAGCTGTTTCGAGTTTGTAGCCAATATCGTCAAAAGAGCAGGATGATCCTGAGAAACATAATTCTTGTGCAAGATCTTTGCCGCGATGACGCCCAGCTGTAGTTAAGGCGATCGCAGCTGCCTTTTCACCCAAAGTTTTTTCTATTCCGATAACTGCCGACTTAAAACAGACAATACTATTGAAATCTCCAAGGGTTGGACGTAGCTTTGCCTCAGATTTTAGTACAGCTTTGTCCTCATCTGTCAGCTCAACACCTCTTTCCATTAAAGACGAAAAGGCTTGTGGTTGTAAAGTCATGTGATGATTCTCCTAGTATCAACAAAAACCAAATTTTATCTGCTAGCGCGTCTAGTCTAATTTCTTAGCTAAAAATTAATCAGTTGATGAGTCTGTTTTCCTTGTTCCTTGTGCCTGTGCACCCCTGCACCCTTGCAACTTCAATCCAATATTTTAGTGTGGATGCAGAACTACTCAATTTCTTTCTCTATTTATAGTTGGGTAATTACTGATCATCCCAAAAAATATACTTAATTGATACTAGTATTTATTACTTAATATATTCACAATAAATCTTTACAAAAAATTAACAAAAAATAAACTCATCCTTCGCTCATCAAACTGTTCCCTAGTTCTGTTTCATAAAAAGCTAGGGGGAAATCGAAGTTATTAGTCATCAGTCATTAGTGTGTTTTTTATGATTTATCGTACTAAGTTTTGCTTCGATCAAAACTAAATAATCCTTGGAAAAACGACCGAATCAGACGCAGCCAACGACCTAACTTTTTGAGAAACGACTGAAAGACGTTTGTTTGGCTCGAAGAGTCTACTACTGACTCTGGTAAATTTTCTGCTACAGAAGTCGTTTGTGTTACTATGTCACTTAACGGCTGCGTGTTATCAATTTGCCTGGAAGAGTCCACAATTGACTCTGGTAAATTTTCTGCTACAGGAGTCGTTTGTGCTACTATGTGATTTAACGGCTGCGTGTTGTCAATTTGCCTGGAAGAGTCCACAATTGACCCGAGTAAATTTTCTGCTACAAAAGTCGTTTGTGTGACTTCGTTCCTTGAAGCACTAGTTAGGAAAACTTCTTCTACTAAATCACTTCTTAGGAGTCGAAAGGCAATTTGCTGTACTTTTTCTACAGCAAGCTCAAGTTGATTAGCAATTTCCCCCAAGGAAATAGTGCCATTCGCCAACTGCCAAACTTGCAATTCCAGAGAGTCTAACTGTAATGTCGGCTGAGTAATATTCTTATTTGACAGGATTAGACTTAACTCAGGCAGTTGTTGGGCTAATACACTCCAATCTTGCAGCAATCGCAAACCGATAAGTGTAATCTCAGTTGCTGGTATACTTATGCCTGTCATCTCTGAGTCGGGTAAATCAGCTTCAGCGTCAAATTCAAACTGACCATCTTTGAGTTCAAACAAAACAGACACTTGTTCCACAACTTGGATACGAAATAGTAGTTTCAGTTGTTCGGCTTGCAGTAGTCCTTGGAACTTGAGGCATAAACCTATCGGCGTGTTAGCCCGACAGATCTGAGCCATTCTTAAAGCAACGTCCTGGCTTACCCAGCCCCGTTGAGCGATCATTGAAAGCAAGCCTTTTTCATCTAGACGATCAGCAGCAGCGACAATCCGACCTTGATACAGCCAGATGTAATAAACAGGCTTAAAAGCAGTTACATCAGCAGCTAAGGTACGAATTGTGAGTAATCCTGTGTTGTTTCCTTGCTCTAGCAATTGAAAAATACTTGGCAAGGGAAATTCTGCTAAATTACCAGTAAATATCATATTAGTTTTACTTAGTAGCGCCCCACGGGCGGCGCGCCAGCCGCTACGAATGGAAAAAATACTCTTTTCCCCTACACCCTTACACCCCTGTGTTTCGTAAGGAGAGTTATGCTGATAAGGTTTAATAAATAAGCTAGGTCTTGTTGATAAAGTCAGACCTAGCTTTTTAGGGCTTGAGAACTTTTAACGCAGAATTAGTACATCATAGCCTTCCTCAATTCTGTAAGAACACGCTTGATTTCTAGCAAGAGCAATCCCTGTTTGGCACTATCACTTGCTAAAACTAGTAGTACAGCGTCCTCGCCGCAGCCATTGAGAATTCCAAAACCCTTGTCACCTTCAACATAAATCCGCTCTATATTGCCTCTGCTTAACTCACTCCCAATGCGCTCACCAAGAGATATCATTGCCGCAGCCATTGCTGATACCCGCTCTTCGTCCATCCCGCCTGGTAAGCTTGACGACAAAGTTAGACCATCTGGAGAAACAAGCACTGCACCTTGGACATCACTTGTTGCGGTGACAAAATTTTGCAGAATGCTGCTAAGTTTTGCTGTGTTAATTGCCATGCTACACTCCTCTTTTGCTTTGATTTGGGTTCCCTGTGGATTTTGGTTGCTAATTCAGTTTTCTATTTGACTACTTGCATTACAGGATTTTGTCCACCCTAAAGAAAACCCCTGTAATAAACTTGCAGGCAAATTCTATGTGTGTCAACAGAATTTGGGTAAGAGGATGACTGCATTTGCTGTATTTATGATCATCCTCTAAATGTATGCGGTGAATTCAAAAACATCGAAGCTACTGCCTCAAAGTATCAATTCAATCGCTTTAACCCGCAAGCGTTGACTGAGGTTGATTTCAAAGAGCCGTGAACTCGAACTCTGTTTGAAAATTTATTTGATCGCCAACAGGAACTTGTCGAGCTTGGTGGCGTTTTTGCATAACCTGATCGATAAAGCCACCCAGTATACCTAGGGTAAATGGGCATAAACGGATGGAACCTGAATTCTCACCAGACATTTCAACTGGCTCGGTCACCTTTACCCTAATAAAGTTTTCTTGTTGAGATACTTCTTCGATAAGACAGAGTCGTGTTCCTTCGACACCTAAACTTGTGTTTAGGCGCTTCAGTATAGTTGGAAGATCATTTGATTCCATTGAAGCCCCAAGTTTTGTGGCAATTTTCTTACCGTAGGTACGACCCGCAGCACCAATGATGACTGCTGCAGCTTTGGAACCTAAGTTATCTTCTATGCCATCCAGCAAAGCTTTGTAGTCCATCACATTGACGAAATCTCCTAGCTGTGGTCTGAGAGTATTGGAAGTTGTCATCATACGGTTATCGCTTATAGAGAAAGAAACATTTGTACAAAATTTGTAGATAGATGCTTTCGTTTATCGACGTGCCAGAAAATACCTGTCCTTTGCGGGCTATTTATTAACCCAACGGCAGAGCTAGTCTCTACGATGGAAACTCCTGTGCATGTCTAGCGCTCAACAAACACTCGTTTGGCATCTTGCTTACGGGTTTGTGTTTAGCTCGCTGCTGGAACGTCTAATACTCAAACTCCATTTAGCTCCCAAGATTTTATGCCTATCTGCATAGCTTCTGAAGCTATTGGTCAGTTGGTTATTTGCTGCCTGATATCTTTGTTTAAAATAACATTAAAAATGAAATATATTCAGGATAATTACGTAAAAAATTTGATGATATGCTGAAAATGCCACCTTAAGGTACAACCCATACAATAAACTTCGTGGCAGTTGTCGGGGAAAAGGTTAAGGGGAAAAGGTTAAGGGGAAAGGGGGGAACCCCCCTTTCATTTACGATAAAAGCGCCAGCTATCCAGTGGTATTGTGGTAGTAATTGGCAAATTCTTCGACGAGTGCAATCAAAGCTTGTTTGACCGAAGTGGACTCGGTAGCATTGACTGTAATTATTGGTGGTCGAGTTTTCTCATCATCCAATCCCAAGGCGATCGCCACATCTTGGGCTTCCCATGCATCCGGGCAATCAGTATGAGTCAGCCCAATCACATAAGGAATTTGCACCCGTTGATTCATAAAGTTGAGTTGCTTGCGACCATAACGGAAATGCTGCGGACGGTGAGCTGCTACTAGCAAAATGTAAGCGTGGGCTTTTGCAATCAAAATCTCCCACATATAGTCAAATCTACTTTGTCCTGGTGTGCCATACAGGTGTAGTGATTGATTCAGTCCTATAGTCAGCCGCCCAAAATCCAAAGCGACTGTGGTCGTTTTCTTCAGTAGTCCAACTTCATCTGTCGCTTTTTGTTCAGTGTCTACCACCTCTATATCACTGATTGTGCGAATCAAGGTCGTCTTCCCCGCACCCATACCTCCCGTCACTACTATACGTAGGATTTCCATTTATATCCTGCTGCTCCACACAACTTATACAATACTGAACATTAATGTTTTACTTGTTCCCAAAGTCGTTCGGCGACTTTGCCCCAAATCTCCAATGTAAGATTTTGTATTCCTGAACTAGTATGCAGCACCATATTACCCAGTACTTTATTTTTTATCTTACTTAGCTTTTACTCAATTAAAGTTTACAAAACTCAACTAAAATTCAAAATTGATTGATAACTTCTATTAAACTGACATCTTGCACAGTACCAAGAACTCGATAACGCTGAGATAAATTAGCCATTTGTTTGCTAGAAACCCAAGCATAGCTTAAGGCTGGAAGTTGCGAAACTTGCTGTACTCGCTTGCCGTGATGAGGAGTATAAAATTTGAGTAATACGTCAGATTTGCCTCGTATGTCTACAAAATTAATAACAGATGAGTGTAAAACTTGAGCGATCGCAGGCTGTTGGATCAAAGCTTTGACATCAGGATTGTAGTCGCCGATAAAGCCACTACAACTAGCAGCAGCCAAAGATATCCACATAGGAACTAACCAACTCGCTAACCAGTAACCAGAAGTCAGAAACTTTTTGCCCAATTGGTAAGGACCAATCCACACTAAAGGTAATATTAACCAACTGGCTCCTGATACCAATGCCACGATCGCGTACTTATGGACTTGTGCATCACCCTTCGGGTTCGCAGTCGCCTGCGGAGGGAAAACGCCAGGTCCTACAACGGGGCGGCACGTTATGTTCCTCCGCTTCCCCCCAAAAGCTGCCTTGGGAACCCCAACGCCAGATGCCTGCGACGGGAAACCCGTCTTCAGCACTGGCTCCGCAACGGACTGGCTCCCCTCCCGCAGCGCTGTCTCACCCCAAACAAAAGCAACCATTCCCACCACTAACAGCAAAACACCGAACATACCAAAGCCATAACTCAGATTGCGAAGAAGCGAAGAGGAGGGAACTGGGGATGAGGGAGTGTTGCAGTGTGGCAGTGTGGCAGTATACGAGTGTGGGAAAATATCCTTTCCTCTGTCCCTCTCTCCTTTTCTCCCTTCCTCCCTCCTGATCCCTGCACTCAGCCAATTTAACCCTACAGCAGCAAGCAAAGCGATAAATGGATACAGCAAAAGACTGTAATGGGATAAACGGGTGGAAAAAAGACTTAGTTCAGCGAACAAAGTGAGGGGATAACCAACCAATACTAGTTGATAGCGAGGAATCGGACGACGAATGAGCAAAAATAACCCTAAAAAACTGAAAAAACCCCAAGGAAACGCTTTTATGGGTATATCCCAGAAATAAAACCCTAACCCATTGTGTATGCGTTCACTAGATCCTAATTTGAGAACAAAGTAAATTAATTGTCCTAAACTACCACTACCGTATCGCAACCAACTCAGCCATAGCCAGATAAAGGTGGGAATTAACCCTACCACAAACCCGAAATACAACATCGGGTTTGTAAGATGACGATGACGGCGATGCTCCCATATGAGATAAGGTAACAAAGCTATGATTGGGACAAAAATCATAAAACTTCTGACTAAAAAGCCCAAGCCAAAATTAAAACCAGCTAGAAAGCACCAAGTAAAGCGATATTTTGGGTGTAATTCAGCTTTTAATAAAGACCAAATCGCTAAAAGAACTAGGAAAATCACAGGCACATCTGGTGTGCCTAAACGACTGTATTGCAGCCAGAGAAATTCTACACTCAAAATTGCAGCCGCAAGCCAAGCAATTTTTTTCCCAATCAGGATTTTGCCTATTTCATACAGAAGTAGTACGCTCAGCACACCAGCAATCATACTTGGCAAGCGCACACTCGCTTCATTAATGCCAAACAATGTGTAACTACTGGCGATTAACCAATAGGGACCAGGAGTTTTATGGTGGGGAGTTGTCCAAGGATGTATCCAATCACCAGTGTCTATCATTAGGCGCGATCGCCAAGCGTAAAGCCCTTCATCATGAGCCATCAGGCTACTCTGTCCAGAACCAAACAGTAATAAGGGGAGTAACCAAATTAACAATAAAATGTGGGGAAAACCACGTAAAATACTGATGGTTATCTTGGTTGGACGAAGAAATTGCAGTTTATATAACATTGAATTGTGCGCAGCCAAATTCTTCTTTTGGGTCATGAATATTTTTGTGTCTATTTTTAGAATACGTATGGTGGTATATCAATTGTTTCCACCAAACGCAATCAAAATTGACAAAATTTTAGAGAAACTTGAAAGATATTTATGGCGCTTAAACCAGAGGAACGCACTAAGCAAGACAGTACAGACGACAAGCTATTTTATGAACATCCGCGCTTCGTCACTCATGTAGACGATGGCTTTATCCAACAGCTAACGGATTTATATCGCGAGCGCCTCAAACCCAACACTCGTATCTTGGACATGATGAGCAGTTGGGTGTCGCATCTGCCAGAAGAGATATCTTTTGCCCATGTTGAAGGACACGGACTCAACGCAGAGGAACTTGCACGAAATCCTCGGTTCAATCATTATTTTGTCCAAAATCTCAACGAAAATCCTCAACTACCTCTGGAAGACCAAAGTTTTGATGCCGTTCTTAACTGCGTTTCAGTACAGTATTTGCAATATCCAGAAGCGATCTTTTCAGAAATTCACCGCATCCTCAAACCTCGTGGTGTGGCAATTTTCAGCTTTTCCAATCGGATGTTTTTTCAAAAAGCGATTCAAGCATGGCGAGAGGGTACAGAAGCCAGTAGAGTGGAATTGGTAAAAAGCTATTTCTCTGCACTTCCAGGACTTACGCCTCCAGAAGTAATTGCTCGTCGCTCATCCCTTCCTAATTTATTACAGTGGATGGGTGTCGCAGGAGGCGATCCGTTTTATGCTGTTATTGCTTACCGTAGTTCTTAGTCATCGGTATTCGCTCAGTTAAAAAGTAAATTTTCCAGGTATTAGCCAGAACAAACGTTGATAATTTTCACACAAAGTCAAACAAAAGGAGGAGTCCAAGATGTTTTTGCCCCGTGCCCGAAGAATTTTCGCAGCTTTGTTGTTATGTTTATTACTGTTTACCACAGCCTGTGCGCCAAAGACTCCTGGACGTTTTGACCAGGCACAGCAGGAAAGCACCCGACAAAAAAGTGGCCAGGCAATTGCTAAAGATTCAACCCAAGGTAGCGAATTTAACAAATTTTTCCCAGCTGCTGGGGCTGGCTATGAGCGCGTCTACACCCAAGAGAAGAAAGGCTTTGCTGAAGCGAAGTTGAAAAGAGATGGCAAAGACTTAGCTGTACTATCGATTAATGATACACAAGGAGTTAAAGGCGCTACAAACCCAGCGGCAAAATTCGTAAATAGCCCAAAAACAATAGCCGGATATCCAGCTGTTAGTCAGGGAAGTACTGGTACTGCTGTTTTAGTAGGGAATCGCTATCAAGTGAAAGTGCAATCTCGCGATGCGTCATTTACAGAGGCTGAACGCGAAGCTTGGATACAGAAATTTAACTTAAATGGTTTGGCGCAACTTGCTAAAACTAAATAGATCATGGACTTCGACAACTGAAATCCTGAGTAAGCAGAAAATAATTAAGTAGGAGTCTATATTGTGAGTAAATCAATTTTTGAGTTGGTTGATGAATTACCAACTAACAACTTAACGATTTCGGCATTGCGATCGCTCGATTTTGTTGCTCCTGGTGAGTGGCAAAATGTAGTTGGCTTTGTCAACACGATCAAAACTGTCACTGGTGAAGACGACGAAGAGCTGATTCAACAAATAGGCGATCGAGCGGTTTATCTCTACAACGATCGCTCTCAAGGATATCAACGAGCCATGTGGCTTTATCAAACCGTTGATAGCACAGATAAAGCACTTGGTGCAGCAGCTTTAGCAAACAAAGTGGGTGAGAAAATTCCCCTTTTGGGTTTTTTAAACCGAGTCACTCCCAAAGCTGAAAAAGCACAAACCATAGACTTGTGCTTAAAATTAGTTGCTGAGTTAGTAGCCTTCTGTCAAATTAACGGTATTCCCGGAGACAGCATTGGCGATTTTGTCGGCTCTTTGGGTGAATACAGCGGTGAGTCGTTCATCCGCATGGCTGCATTAGTTTGTTTTGATGGTTTGATACCCTTAGGTCCAGACTTCATCAGTAGTGCACTATCTAGACTTAATCACACAAGTCCTCAGGAGTTAGATCAAAACTCAACCTTTGCGAATATTAAAGACGCAATTCCAGGTAATGATTCTAGCAGCAAACTGAACTTTATCGGTCAAAGCTTTGACTCAGTCAGTGGTTGGATGAGTGGTTTAGTCTCTTCCAAGAATTTAACACCACAAAAGGTAGCTAACAACTTGCAAAATTTTGTTGACTTTGCAGATGATAAGCTAGACTACCTGGCTGCGTTCCTGGATGTATCGACGAATTACTACGAACATACAGGTACACAAACTTTAGCACGTCGATTGATTGAGCGGGCTTCGGCTGAAATTTAACTGATCAACTGACCAATAAAAAACTCACAACCCAGAACTTAGTAGCCAGTTCAGAAATTCCCGTTGACTGATCCAAGCTTTTGTTCTGGGTTTTGAATTGGAGTTTGCTGGCATCTTTGAAAAAGTTTCATGTCACGTGTGTCCGCGTCGGATCGGAAAATTCTCGTATTGGGGACACGATATCCATCTTGCTGCCCTGTCACCACTAGTTCAATTGGTTCATCACCAGAAGATAATGGTTGAGTTGGTTATGTTTGGTTTGCTGTTGCTGTGTAGGTGATTGTGTTTGAGGTTGCTGCCCCTGTTGTGCTAAGGATGCAGTACTTGCAACAGAGAAGATAAGACCCTCATTAGGACTATCAAACAACTCGACTATTGGTGCACTCGCTTCATCTATCACACTTACCCGGATAGTCTTGGCGTCAAAGTTCGTTATGCTTATCTCAGTAATATCCGCAATTGGTTTCTCTGAACGGAATGTGAATGGCTCACCCGACGGTAAGCACAGTTGAGCATTGGGAATATCAACGATAAAGCTATTACTTTTTGAGGTAAAAAC
This portion of the Brasilonema sennae CENA114 genome encodes:
- a CDS encoding PhoH family protein, whose protein sequence is MAGALTIELPNLPSAIALAGEGEENLKTLAGQTGANIVLRGQELHISGTEKQVDLANRLVRSLEDLWSKGNNISSTDILTARQALDTHREGELLDLQRDIIAKTRKSEEVRAKTFRQRQYIEALRKRDLTFCTGPAGTGKTFLAVVVAVQALLANQFERLILTRPAVEAGERLGFLPGDLQQKVNPYLRPLYDAINEFIDPEKVPSLMERGVIEVAPLAYMRGRTLNNAFVIVDEAQNTTPAQIKMVLTRLGFRSRMVITGDITQTDLPANQQSGLTVAIQILKHVEGIAFCEFSQKDVVRHPLVQRIVAAYEQHEK
- a CDS encoding roadblock/LC7 domain-containing protein, with protein sequence MIATPVKSTKTPSLTMERVMIYVSMLQDELQNFVSSSTGVQGAILLSPDGLALASVLPTGMDEGRTAAMSASMLSLGEQIGRELARGNIDRIFVEGEKGYGVLVSCGDAILLVLANASIKQGLLFLEIKRAVVKIRSLMG
- a CDS encoding roadblock/LC7 domain-containing protein produces the protein MAINTAKLSSILQNFVTATSDVQGAVLVSPDGLTLSSSLPGGMDEERVSAMAAAMISLGERIGSELSRGNIERIYVEGDKGFGILNGCGEDAVLLVLASDSAKQGLLLLEIKRVLTELRKAMMY
- a CDS encoding ChuX/HutX family heme-like substrate-binding protein; translated protein: MTKTLKEFLEACETLGTLRLIVTSSAAVLEARGRVEKLFYAELPKGKYANMHNEGFEFHLNMDKITQVKFETGEAKRGNFTTYAIRFLDDKQEPALSLFLQWGKPGEYERGQVEAWQTLREQYGELWEPAPAVI
- a CDS encoding DUF4388 domain-containing protein, which translates into the protein MIFTGNLAEFPLPSIFQLLEQGNNTGLLTIRTLAADVTAFKPVYYIWLYQGRIVAAADRLDEKGLLSMIAQRGWVSQDVALRMAQICRANTPIGLCLKFQGLLQAEQLKLLFRIQVVEQVSVLFELKDGQFEFDAEADLPDSEMTGISIPATEITLIGLRLLQDWSVLAQQLPELSLILSNKNITQPTLQLDSLELQVWQLANGTISLGEIANQLELAVEKVQQIAFRLLRSDLVEEVFLTSASRNEVTQTTFVAENLLGSIVDSSRQIDNTQPLNHIVAQTTPVAENLPESIVDSSRQIDNTQPLSDIVTQTTSVAENLPESVVDSSSQTNVFQSFLKKLGRWLRLIRSFFQGLFSFDRSKT
- a CDS encoding GTP-binding protein encodes the protein MEILRIVVTGGMGAGKTTLIRTISDIEVVDTEQKATDEVGLLKKTTTVALDFGRLTIGLNQSLHLYGTPGQSRFDYMWEILIAKAHAYILLVAAHRPQHFRYGRKQLNFMNQRVQIPYVIGLTHTDCPDAWEAQDVAIALGLDDEKTRPPIITVNATESTSVKQALIALVEEFANYYHNTTG
- a CDS encoding hydrocarbon-binding protein; the encoded protein is MERGVELTDEDKAVLKSEAKLRPTLGDFNSIVCFKSAVIGIEKTLGEKAAAIALTTAGRHRGKDLAQELCFSGSSCSFDDIGYKLETALGKDGTCLCIINNIIREDDVIHVYTSETFCSAGEPQGSERQCTYTLGVVWGFIEQVLGKRLQGKHTESVLRGGDYDVFKFTFL